From the Vulpes lagopus strain Blue_001 chromosome 19, ASM1834538v1, whole genome shotgun sequence genome, the window GGTTTTGCAGCACCTTCCTGGAGCAAAGAAGGAAACAcaacaaaacttgaaaacaaaccaacaacagcaacaacagaaacTCCAAAGGAACAGGCGGGCGAACCAGCAGCCTCCTCCAAGGCGGAGGTTCACTTTTTGCTGCAGGATTCGGCGTTGTTGAGGAACTTCCTGATGACCAGGCCGAGGCagaccaccagcagcagcatgTAGCCCACCGTGCCAGAGAAGGTGGGGGCCGCCGGCGGCGCCTCGAGGAACTGGCGCAGGCCCTCCTCCACGTAGTACACCTGGTCATAGATGCTGAGGAACGTGAATATGTGGAAGAGCTGGTGGCTGTGGCCAATTATGTCGAAGAGGCCTGGGTGGATGCGCTCGGGGATCTTGCTCACGTTGAAGAAGGCGGCCACCACCAGCCAGAAGTAGCGACGGTAGAAGTGCACGAAGAGCGTGGGGTTCTCGCCGCGCAGGTCGAAGAGCCAGCTCTCGAGCATGATGGGGCAGGCCATGCTGAGCGGCATGACGAACACGAAGGTGCGCAGCGCGAACGGGTAGGAGCACCAGTCGGTGCGGCTCTTGCAGCAGGCCACGGTGCAGGCCACGGCCAGCACGAAGGCCACGGGCAGCACGAGCGCGCGGTAGGCGGCGATGAGGCGCGTGCAGTCCACGTGCCAGCCCAGGCGCTGCTGCACATACGGCGTCATCACCCTGGCGTCCAGCAGGCTCAGGCCCGGCAGCAGGTAGTAGTAGTAGGCCACGGTGCTGCCGAAGCCGTAGTAGCTGATGGACGCGTAGTCCAGGTAGAAGAAGGCGGCGCGCAGGCGCAGCGACAGGCAGCTGAACACGTGCGCGGTGCAGCTCATGGCGAAGGTCAGCAGCACGCCCGACGCGTAGCACCACAGCGGCAGCAGCCACGGGTGATGGAAGGGCACGTCCCGGCCGCTCAGGAAGAACAGGCGGCAGAACTTGCTCAGGAACAGCAGCAGCGGGATGAAGTGCGTCCAGAAGTTGAGCGTCTCGTTGGTGGGCTTCAGCACCGAGGCCAGGCACTCCTGCGCCGTGCACGGCAGCCGCCGGTAGCCCGACAGGATGAAGCACTCGACGAAGTCGTCGGGCACCTCGTCCCAGCGCAGCAGCGGCTTGGCCGGGGCCAGGGgctccgcggcggcggcggcggcggcggaggggtgGGGACGCGGGCCGGCCTCCGAGGCCGCGGCGGTCGCGGCCGGCGGCCCCCTCGAGCCGgcgccccggggctgcaggcgccGCGGCATGGTGCCCGGGGCCCGGCTAGGGCGCGCACAGGCGACCTCTGGCGCCCGCTCCCGCGCGCCCGGCAGCCCCCGCCGGCCGCCGTCGGAGCCTTTGTGCACGCGCCGGGGGCGTCGCTGCAGATTCACGAGAGGACCTGAGCCCGAGCAGCCGTtcctggggaggaaaaaaaaaaaaaaaaaaaaaaaaaaaaaagaataaacaaataataataataatcaggtCCTGCGCGGCGCAGCGGCTGGCAGGGGCGCGCGGGCTCGGCGGCCCCTCCGGCAGGCTCCGCGCTTCGGGCTCGGGCCGCCCGCGCTGCGGCAGCGACAGCGGCGGACTGCGGCGGCGGCGCTGCTGCGGTGACTGGGCATCGCCCGGTGCGggcgcagccgccgccgccgccgccgccgccgccgccgccgccgcccccggagCGGGAGGCGGGGATGGAGGAGCCTAGCgctggggggcgggcgggggcctcCCCGGCTAGGGTTTCGCGGCCGCCTCGGGGGATAGGGTTGTCCCCGGGCTCGGGTTCCGCACCATCCCCCGCTCCTCGGGCCGCAGGGGCCCCAGCGGGCCCGTAAGTGACTGATGTGGGGGCCGAAGGCTGCGCCCGCCGAGGGCCAGGGTCGACGCGCGGGTTCGAAGCCCGACAGCCCCGCGGGCGTTCCGAGGGACACTGGGCTGCCGCGttcgcggggggcggggagctgcggccgcggggcgcggggcgcggggcggggggcggggaggccgggggagcGCGCCTGGCGGGCGCGAGGATGCGAGCCTGCGCCGGGCGGACGGATGCGCTCGCAGCCCTCTAAGGAGgtggcgggggccggggcgcgccGGGAAGCGGGGGCCTTTGACGCGGCGTCCGGATCCGAGTCGTGTCATCGTCAGACACCTGAGAAGGCTCCGTGGCTCGGGGCCGGCGGTGTGAGCGCGCGCCTGCGCCCCGGGGCGCCACCACAGCCCCAGGCCCCCGCTGCGTCCAGCGGCTTCCTCGGGTGCGTCACTAACCTCCTCGCTCCTCCGCGCGGGTCCGGGCCCACGCGCCGTTCCCACGCGGGACTCCGGGCGCGCTCACCGGCCACGCGGGGCCCGCCGCTCGCCCAGCGTCGTGTTCTTGTGCCTTTAACTCGGACTCTGGTTTGGAGCCAAAGTCCAACAACTCAGGGCGGACTGTGCAAACTCCACGTTTCAGTGAAAAATTTCAGGCGAAGACCGGGCGATTCAAGAAAGCCTCGAACCAGCCGGAGAATTGATTGCGGAGGAGACGCCAAGCGGAGCTGTGCCGGAGCCCAGGGCCATCGCAGCGCAGGGCGTCGAGGAGGGAGGGCTTCAGGGAGGAGGTGCGTTCTGGCACGAAATGAAAAGAGAACGAAGACGAGTTCGTAGAGActaggaggtgggggggtggctTGGAAAGGGCTTATGCATAATTAACCAGAAGTACCTGGCAGGCTAGGTTGGGTGGATGGaggccagagggaaggaaggctcAAGTATGGACACGGTTGTGATGCACTGCGGTGTGAAAGAAAACTTGCCCTTGGGCTTTGTCAAAGGAGGGACTTAAAAAACCCGTCCGCTCTAAAACGTTTACCAATTCACAGAAGTTTCTCTTAGTGATGCCCCGGGAGTGAGACTGAATCTAACTTACATCACTGACCTGCAGTACAGTGTTGTGGCAACCAGAGCTCATTTTAAAGGgaccaggcactgttccaagtgcTTTACAGTTTAAAAACCTTTTAGGTAGtattattttgtgcattttgcaGACTGGGAAATTGGAGGCGTCACGGCCGTAAGTAACGTGCCCAGTTGGTAGAAGGGAGATTTGAACTCCCGCAAGCTGCTGCTGGATCTCACGTACTTAAACCAGAACATCCGACCTGCCTTGCACAAAGGGAACAGTAGGGAAGGGCAGTCTGATTTAGGAAaaggctttcattttcatttataaatgaaaggcTACCTTCCTCACCAGGGCAAATCCTACAAGTAGGTCAAGGAAGATTTACTTAGCAGTGGCTCAAGCAGGACTTAAATTATTGATAAGACTTATTTATAACTGAGAATTCAATGTTTTAAATGTCTAGAATTACTTAAAGGTGTCAGAAACATTCTCTGTAGAGGTTTCAGCcttctgtctaaaaaaaaaaacgtttccACTAGTAGCTGACTTAGCAAACTCTTACACAATTAGGCCAGAGGTACACTTCAGTCTTGTGCCTTCCTTAACTATCACCAATTCCTGATTAATGAATGAGATTTTGCTGTAGTTACTCAATTActgctttgttttaaatattttgtttttccactgtCTGTAgtcttaaacttttaaaacaagtTAAAGCAACCTTCCTTTAACATCTGAGTTAAAGACTCATGTTAATTTGTAAAAGGGATTAAGACTTAGACATTTATAAATCAATCCTGGGAATGAATAACTTGAATCTAGGGCAGAGTAGGAAAAAGATTTTCATGTTCTCTTTGGACTCCACAAACAATCTAAGCTGTAGCCTGTAAAAAATGTTGATCCAATAATAACTTCCATATTTACTAATCTTTTAGTTGCATAATCAGTTCACTTAATTGGAGAAAATAGAATAGTTCACATTGAAATAATGGAATTGACTGTAAATTGTAAAAATTCTAGTtagataaaataatgtttataactGAGTGATGAGATtagctataataaaatataatgttcttTCAAACagttttacaaatttttttttcaaaaaaaatctgaaatctaaCCTGCAGAAAGTCTTTGtgatttctgcttttctcttttctcttccatctccCACTCCACATGAGGCACAACTAATTCCATGGAGTGGTGTCGTGAAACCTCTTTTGCTGCTAACCCAACAGCTGTCTTAACAAAGCCAAGTAAATAGGATCTAAGGAAACAGCAAAGCTGACCTAACTtattagaaaacaacaacaacaacaacaaactgagTCCAGCATTATGACTTTTCCATATTTACTACCAATCTatagagttaatttttaaagttttgagatGTAAAAATGTGTTCCCCGAATCCTATCCAGACTAGGTTTTGTGGTTTAACTCTGGTGAGTTAACTGCCTCTTGTCAGTGAGAACCACGCTTGCACCCCATGGGCTTGGCTAAACTGATAGGAGGGGCAGGCTGGCTACCATTCCCTGAAGGTTCACTGGGAGATAAGGCATCTCTAAAGTAAGTAACCAGGACTATCAAGTTCTTgacaagaagaataaaaaaaatattacgtTGGAATGCCGGTACCCGTGTTTAGAGGCAGAAACCAGCTAGTTCTCCCAATGGAAAGCTTGTCAAACCAAGACCACAAATGTTTTTGTAGTTCTGTGGAGGTTCTGTATTTTTGGGTGCTGTGGAGGCTCTGTATTTTGGGTGCTCTGTATTTTTCGACTGCAGAATGCAATCATATCAGGAAACTGTAGCAaactggaaaaatgttttttccccACGTGATTTGCTTTGGTGATGTTGTTATGGACTGATTTATAggtttatttgtgtttctctctaCAGTCAGAAGATGaagcatttataaaaattccATAGCAAATTTGATGTGCTCTGATAGCTGTTTGTAAAGCCCACAAGGGGGAAAAATACTGTGATATTTGCTAACAGTATACCTGTTCTtgcaagaaatgatttttttcctactctaGTTTTTAGCCCAAACCAATCAACCCACCACACAAACCCCACAGTGGTCCCAGTGCTTCATTGTACTCAGGACACCGTATAAAGAGAACTCTGTAAGGGCACCCCAGgtactcagcggtttagcacggccttcagtccagagtgtgatcctggagacccgggatcgagtcccacgtcgggctccctggatggagcctgcttctccctctgcctgtcgctctctctctctctctctctctctctgtgtgtgtgtgtgtgtgtgtctcatgaataaataaataaaatcttaaaaaaaaaagagaactctgTAAAGATCATTCCCTCTCCTCATAACATACAGTCTAAACAAAGTACTTGCCTTTCTCCAAATTGAAAACAGTCCTAATGTTATTACCCAAACTCTTCCAGGT encodes:
- the PAQR9 gene encoding membrane progestin receptor epsilon; translated protein: MPRRLQPRGAGSRGPPAATAAASEAGPRPHPSAAAAAAAEPLAPAKPLLRWDEVPDDFVECFILSGYRRLPCTAQECLASVLKPTNETLNFWTHFIPLLLFLSKFCRLFFLSGRDVPFHHPWLLPLWCYASGVLLTFAMSCTAHVFSCLSLRLRAAFFYLDYASISYYGFGSTVAYYYYLLPGLSLLDARVMTPYVQQRLGWHVDCTRLIAAYRALVLPVAFVLAVACTVACCKSRTDWCSYPFALRTFVFVMPLSMACPIMLESWLFDLRGENPTLFVHFYRRYFWLVVAAFFNVSKIPERIHPGLFDIIGHSHQLFHIFTFLSIYDQVYYVEEGLRQFLEAPPAAPTFSGTVGYMLLLVVCLGLVIRKFLNNAESCSKK